The following nucleotide sequence is from Candidatus Limnocylindria bacterium.
AGGGTCGGAGCAAGGTCACCAGGCGCGCTTCTGGGCGGACGAAGAGGCCGACCTCCTCGCCACCGATCGCCAGCACGTGATCCGCGACTCCAAGACGCCGTCGGGCGCTGTACCGATCTCGGGCCTGCGCGGTCCGATCATCACCGATGCGCTCTACCGGACGTTCAAGAAGCGCGGCCTGCGCATCCGCTACGTCTTCACGATCGACGACTACGACCCCATGGACTCGCAGTCGCTGAAGGAGAAGGCGGCGTGGGCCGAGCACATGGGCAAGCCGTTCGCGCACATCCCCTCGCCGGAGCCTTCAGCGGCGTCCGACTTCGCGCGCTATCACGCCTCGGCCTACCTCGACACGTTCGCCACGCTGGGGATCCGGCCCGAGGAGATCCACTGGATGCGCGACCTCTACGGAAAGGGCGAGCTCGATAGGCAGATCGACCTGGTCCTGCGGAACGCGGCGGTCATCCGCGAGATCTACGAGCGGGTCTCGCATGTCACGAAGGACGAGCGCTGGCTCCCCATCGGGGTGATCTGCGAGAGCTGCGGCCGTCTCGGAACGACCTTCGCGTATGACTACGACGGCAAGACCGTGGCGTACGAGTGCCGCAAGGACTACGTCGAGTGGGCGGAGGGCTGCGGTCACACAGGACGGCGTTCGCCATTCAAGGGCAACGCGAAGCTGTACTGGAACCTCCAGTGGTGCGCGATGTGGGACCACTTCGGCGTGACCTATGAGGAAGGCGGCAAGGACCTCCTCACCGCGGGCGGGTCACGCGACCGTGCCAACGAGATCTACCGCGAGGTGTGGAAGAAGGATCCGCCGATCGGCCTGGTGCACGAGTTCTTCACGACCGGCGGCAAGAAGATGTCCACCTCAAAGGGGTTGGGCGCGGCGGCCACGGACCTGGTCAAGGTCTATCCGCCCGAGCTCGTGCGGTTCCTGATGTTGCGCACGCATCCGAAACGCCATGTCGAGTTCGATCCGACCGGCCTGACGCTGTCGAAGCTCTTCGACGAGTACGACCGCTGCGCCGACGCGTTCCGCAACGAGCCGGACAGCGATCAGGCGAAGATCTGGGCGCTGTCACAGGTCGCAGAAGATCCGGATCCAGCCGGTTTCCGCATGCGCTTCGCCATCGTCGCCGACTGGGTCCAGATCCCAAGCGTGGATCCAGTGAGGGAGGCCGAGGAGCGCAAAGGGGCGCCGCTGAGCGCGGCGGAACGCAAGGACCTCGATCAGCGCATCGCGCTGGCGCGCGTCTGGCTCGAGCGGTGGGCGCCGGATGAGGCGCGCTTCAGTGTCCTGCGCGAGCTGCCCGAGATCACGCTGTCGGACGCGCAGCGTCGCTACCTCGTCGCGGTGAAGGAGCTGATCGGCAAGATCAAGGATCCCGAGGCGCTGCAGCAGGAGCTCTACGAAACGGCGAAACGCGTCGGCGTCGTCGGCGCGGATGGCAAGGTGTCGCGCGACGCCTTCAGCGCCATCTATCTGGCGTTCCTTGGAAAGCCCAGCGGGCCGAAGGCGGGCTGGCTGCTCACGACATTGCCGGACGACGTCGTGCGCAAGCGTCTTGACGAGGCGGCGAAAGCGCGATGAACGGAAAGCTGCCCGTCGCGATCATCTGGCACATGCACCAGCCGTACTACCGGCATCCGCAGACGAGCGAGTTCGTCCTGCCGTGGGTGCGCCTGCACGCCTCGAAGGACTACCTCCACATGGCGCGGCTGCTCCAGGAGTTCCCCGGCGTGAAGGCGCACCTGACCATGGTGCCGAGCCTCCGCGACCAGCTCGAGGACTACGCCCAGGGCGCAGACGACGAGGACACGCGCGTGACGATGCGGACGGTCGATGGCTCGCTGACCCCGGAGGAGAAGGAGCACATGCTGCGACGCTTCTTCTCCATCCACCACGGGAACGTGATCCATCGTCACGACGAGTACCGTCGCCTCCTCCAACTCGGCATGGCGACGCACGATCGCCCCGAGCTGCTTTCGGACGACTACTTCGTCGATCTGGCCCTGTGGTTCAACCTCGCCTGGATCGATCCCGACGACATCGCGAGCGATGCCAGGCTCGAGGAGCTGCGCCGCAAGGGGAAGCAGTACACGCGCGAGGACGTGCGCTACGTCATCGGACGGCAACGGATGATGGCCTCGGGCGTGCCGCATCTGTACCACCGGCTCGAGCACGATGGGCAGGTCGAGATCCTGACCACGCCGTACTACCACCCGATACTGCCGCTCATCATCGACAGCCGCAGCGCGCTGCGCGGCGACCCGAATGCGATCATCCCCGATCCGCCGTTCCAGTACCCGGACGATGCGGCCTTCCAGATCGAGGAAGCGATCGCGTCGCACGAGCGCTCCTTCGGCAAGAAGCCGCGCGGCATGTGGCCGTCCGAAGGTTCCGTTTCGCCGGAGGCCGCGAGCGCCATCTTCAAGTCGGGCCTCGACTGGTTCGCGTCCGACGAGGGCGTGCTCGCGCGCTCGGTGAATGTCGAGTTCAAGCGCGACGAGGTCGGTGGACTCCTCGAGCCACAGCTGCTCTACCGCCCGTACCGCATCCCGGGCGGCGGCACCGCGATCTTCCGCGACCGCGAGATCTCCGATCGCATCGGCTTCCTCTACGGCGACATGTCGCCGCACGACGCCGTCGGCGACATGATCTGGAAGCTCGAGCGCGCCCGCGAGCGGCTGCCGGACGCAGGCGGTCCGTACCTGGCGACGATCATCCTCGACGGCGAGAACGCTTGGGAGCAGTACCCGAACAACGGCAACGACTTCCTGCGCTACCTCTACGGGAAGCTGCAGACCGACGAGCGGTTCGAGACCGTGCGCGTCAGCGACTTCCTCGACAAGACACCCGCGAACGTCGAGCTCCCGAACCTGCACACCGGCTCATGGATCGACGCGACGCTCGGCGTGTGGATCGGCGAGCCCGCGCACGCGAAAGCGTGGAGCGCGCTCGAGCGCACGCGTCGCTTCGCGCAGGAGCAGTGGGGCGCGCTCCGCTACATGCCCAAGAGCGTGCGACAGCCGCTGATGGTCGCCGAGGGCAGCGACTGGTTCTGGTGGTACTCGAGCCGCAACTCGAGTCCCGAAGATGCGGTGTTCGACGCGCTCTTCCGCGCGAACCTCGAGGTCGTGTGGTGGTACGCCGGCGCCGAACCGCCGGAGGACATCCGCACCTCGCTCATGGATCCGAATCGCCTCGCGGCGGTCGTTGGCCGAGGGGGCACGATGCTCCCGGGTGCTCGCGAGCAGTACGGCGGCTAGCTCCTCCTATATCGTCGCGGTCGTCATGGCAACAAGCACGAGCGCGGTCGGCCGGCTCCTGCCCGCCATCTCGTCGCTGCTACGGCCCCCGCCGCAGCACGAGCTCCGAGAATACGGCGGGATCGGCCTGGTCCGCGGCAAGCGCGTGATCGATATCGGCTGCGGCGACGGTCGCATGGCGCTCGGGTGCGCGCCGCACGCGTCGGAGGTCGTTGGAGTCGATCCGGACCCCGACGCGATCCGTCTCGCGCGCGTCAAGGCGCGCGAGCTCGGTGTTGCGAACGCGCAGTTCAGGGTCGGCGTTGCGCAGGAGCTCCCCTTCGCGGACGGGCACTTCGATGTGGCGATCCTCTCGTGGACGCTCTGATGCGTCCCACGAGGGGGCATGGTCGATGCCCTGAAGGAAGCTCATCGGATCCTCCGACCGCGCGGCATCCTCGTCGACGCGCGCCCTGATTCGCGCGTCCTCGCCTACGCGGAGCACGAGGTCGGGAAGGGCAAATACCGGGCCGGCGGTGTGATCGCGACCGCGCGTGAGGAGCTGGTCAACGACCGCACGTCCGACCGAGCGGTCGCAACGGCAGTCGAAAACCTATGGTTCCGGTCGCGGCGCGCCGGTCGCTTCTGGCACCGCGTCCTGTTCGAAGACCGGCCGTCGATGCAGCGCTATCTCGGCGACCACGCGCGGTTCGTCCATCGCGTGCGCTGGATGGTCGATGCCCCGAAGCGACGAAAGTGGGAAGAAGACCCGTGGGCGATCAGGCGTGCCGTGCGCTACGAGCTCTTCGAGCGGATCTAGCTCGTCAGCGCGAACGCCGTCTCCCATGCGGATTCGTATCCCTCGAGAATGCGCGGCCACGCGAATCGCTTGGCCGTCGCGCGTCCTTCGGTCCGGATGGACCGTCCGAGCTCCGGGCGCTCGCGGAGCATCAGCTGGGACGTGAGAAGCTCGCGCGGATCGTCGCTCTGCACGACGATCGCGTTCCCGAACGGCACCGCGTAGTCCTCTCCGGTACGGCCGAGGTAGGCGATGCCGCCCGACGCCATCACCTCGAGCCCGACGAGGCCGAAGGGCTCCTTCTCCGAGTTCGCCAGCACGCCGTCGGCCGACGCGTAGAGCGTCCGCAGCGCCTTCTCGTCGATGAAGAAGTCGAGGAACACGACTTCCGCGCTGGTGTTCGCTATCGCCGTGGCGAGGTCGCGTGACGTCGCGGTCGGCGCGAGCGCGAGCCGCTCGACGTTGAGCCCGCGTCCGAAGATGCGATCGCCGACGATGTCGGCGTAGGGGCTGCGACTGCCACGCATCACGAAGCGCGGCCGCATCCCGGCGTCGCGCATCGTGGCGATCGCGTCGATCGCCCAGAGCCAGCGCTTGTCGACGTCGAACCTGGCGACCTTCACGAACGTGGGCCGGTCGCCGAATGCCTTGCGCATGCCGGTCACGTCGCTCGGCGGGAGCGGCTTCAGGTAGCGCTCCGCGATCCCATTCGGCAGAACGGCCGCCTCGACGTCGACCTTCGCGAGCTCCATGCGCATGTAGCGCGAGATCGTCGTGATCGACGCGGCACGGCGCAGCAACGGAAAGTCGATGCGGCCGAAGCCGTAGGTGTTGTTGGCGTTCCAGAACAGCGCAGCGGAGCGGTCGCTGCGCAGCGACAGCAGCGTGGAGGTGTTGATCGCCGCCGTGGCGGTCTGCCAGTCCTCGAACAGCACGACGCTGCGCTCACCGCGAGCCGCGGCCGCAGGGATGACCTCTCCCGCAAGATGCGGCGGCACCGTGCGCGAGAAGTCCAGGTATTTGCCCTCCTCGCCGTCATAGACGTCCTTTGGGTGGTAGCGACTGATCCACTGGCCCCAGCGCTCGAGCACCAGGCGTCCCTCGTCGCTCTCCTCTCGCGTCGGGAGCGACGGGTCGCCGACGAAGAGGTGATGCACGCGGTGTCCGCGGTCGAGCAGCGCTCCGGACAGGTCGATCATCCGCGTCGCGAGACCGCCAACGAACGAATAGCGGTCCGGACCTTCGAATGCGACGAGTACGACATGGAACATGAACGCCGATAATGACACGCTCATGAACCGCCTCCAGCGCGTCCGCGAGGACCCCCATGGCGTGCGCGCGATGCTCGCGGCCCGTCATTTCGACGCTCCGCTCGATCGGATCCTGGAGCTCGACAAGCAGAGCCGCGAGCTGCGCGCCAAGAAGGAGCTGCTCCAGGCGGAGCGGAACAAAGGAAGCAAGGGCGGGCCGCCGAGCGATGCGGTCAAGGCACGCATGCGCGAGGTGGGAGAGCAGATAAAGGACATCGACGCGAAGCTCGGCCCGCTCGAGAAGGAGCGCGACGAGCTGGCGCTTTGGATCCCGAACGACGTCGCGCCCGACGTGCCTCCGGGGAAAGATGAGCACGACAACCGCGTCGTGCGCGAGGACCCCAAGCGCGTTCTGGCCTTTCCCGCGAAGCCTCACTGGGAGCTCGGCGAGTCCCTGGGGATCCTCGACATCCCGCGCGGGGCGAAGCTCGCGGGTTCGCGTTTCTACAACCTGCGCGGCGCGGGCGCGGCGCTCCAGCGCGCGCTCATAACGTGGATGATCGACCTCAAGGTCGATGCCGGCTTCACAGAGATCTATCCGCCGTTCGTGACACGCAAAGAGACGCTCATCGCATCGGCGCACCTCCCGCACTTCGATGAGAACCTTTATCGGGACGACGACGATGACGTGTGGCTCATCCCGACGGCGGAGCCGCAGCTCGTCTCACAGCATCGCGATGAAACGATCCCGCTCGAGAAGCTGCCGCTGCGGTACGTGGCATACACCGCCTGCTTTCGCCGCGAGAAGATGAGCGCCGGTCGTGATGTGCGCGGCATCAAGCGTGGTCATCAATTCGACAAGGTCGAGATGGTGTGCTTCACGTTGCCCGAAGACTCGCCGAAGGAGCTCGATCGTCTCACGCAGCTCGCCGTCGAAGTCATCGAGAAGCTGGAGTTGCCCGTGCGCGTCGTCGAGCGCTGCGCCGGCGATCTCGGTTTCACCGCGATGAAGGGCTACGACGTCGAGACGTGGGGACCCGGTGTTGGAGAGTGGCTCGAGGTCTCGTCAACGAGTGACGGCGGCTCGCTCCAGGCGGACCGTGGTGAGATCAGGTTCAAGCGCGACGCGACCTCACGCCCTGAGCACCCGCACATCCTCAACGCATCGGGCGTCGCGCTGCCCCGCTTGATGATCTCGATCATGGAGAACTATCAGCAGCAGGATGGGTCGCTCGTGATCCCGAAGGCCGTACGGCCCTACATGCGCGGGCGCGAGTGCATCAAGCCAGGGGAATTCGCGCTCTAGGCCGGGTCGCAGGGCAGGGCGTTCCGGCGGCTCACGAGCGAGTTGTACTGGTTGACCATTGCTACGTAGTTGTCGTAGATCGCGCTCGGGATCCCACGTGGGTACTGCGATTCGATGGCGGTGATCTGCGCACCGAGGGAATTGAGCTGCGATTGGATCGACAGGACCTGCGTGATGCATGGATCCGGCGTCGGCGGCGGGAAGTTTGTGAAGCCGAGCGCGACCATCTCACGGTCGCTGAAGCGATTCGGGCAGCTCAGCACCGCGCCGAAGCTCACGCAGGTGACGGGGTCTGTCATCAGCCCGTACTTGTCGACGCCGTAGAGACCGGGACTTGCCTGTTTCGTCACCCAGTGCCCGGTGTCGTTGGCCTCAGGCCCGTGACAGCACCAGATGTGACCGAGCTCGTGAAGCGCGACCGCGACGTTGTTCTCGACGGTCCGACGACCGAGCAGCTGGTCCGACACGTAGATCACGATGTCCTGCGAGTCGTCCGAGGCGTTACTGCGATGGACCGACGTACCGCGCGATGCGACGACATACATCGTGATGTCCGCCGATGTGTCATCGATCCGCAGGGAGCCGAGTCCGCGTGTGGCTGACTTCCATTCGGTCGCGAGCGTTTCCTTGATCTTGGCGAATGACGAGTCGCGCAGCGGGACAAGCGATGGGTCTGGATCGAACTGCTCGCGTGGCGGGACCTCGGTCGTGACGCGAACGTTGAGCGATGTCGCGGCGATCGGATGTGTGGGGATCGTGAAGATGCCCGACTTCGTCTCGGTCGCCGTCGAGTTCTGGCAACTAGCGGTGTAGGCACCGGTGCCGGCCGGGACGCGCGGCGTCGGATACGTCCAACTGACCAGGCCGTCCGGGCCGGCGCTTTGCTCTGGAAGCGAACCCGGTGGAACGTCCCCGTAATAGCCGCCTGCGATCTGCAGGAACGCGTTGCAGCGCACGCCTGGCGCGGTGCGAACGGACAGCGCTCCGTACTTCACCTCAGCGATGCTCAGCGGTGGCGGCGTGGTCCCCGGGGTCGCCACCGCCCCGGGCGAGGACGTAGCAGCGCCGGGACTGGCGTCGGGTGTCGTCGGCGCGGCGCAGCCAACGACGAGCGCGGCGAGCGCCACCGTGAGCCGCAGCGGAAGAGACCTTTGACGGGACACCGGTAATTCAGGCTAACCCTCGCTTGAAAGCAGCCAGCGGTTTGACGGCGTCGTGGCCGGACCGGATATGGTCAGATCCTCGACAACCTCGACAAGCACCTCGCGACGCTCTCGGGGAGGAAGAAGTCATGAGTGCGCAGACGCTTGCTGATCTCTCTGACGTGACCGGGCAGGTCATCCGTCCAGGCGACGCCAACTACGACAAGGCGCGCACGGTCTTCCTCGGCGGGGTCGACCGCCGTCCCGCGGTCATCATCCGCGTCGCCAACAACGGCGATGTTTCGCGCGTTATCGCGCTCGCGCGCGACACCGGGATGCCGCTCGCCGTGCGCAGCGGTGGGCACAGCGGCGCCGCGCATAGCCTCGTCGACGACGGCATCGTGCTCGATCTCGCGGACATGCGAGCGCTGAAGATCGACGCGCAGCGGCGCACGGCGTCGGCCGAGACTGGCCTCACAGCGGCGGAGTTCAGCAAAGCCGCGGACGAGCACGGACTCGCGGTCGGATTCGGGGACACGGGCTCGGTCGGCATCGGTGGGATCACGCTCGGCGGCGGAGTCGGCTACCTGGTGCGCAAGTACGGGCTCACGATCGACGATCTCCTCGCGGCCGACATCGTCACCGCAGATGGTGAACTCCGCCACGTCAACGCGGAGTCCGAGCCTGACCTGTTCTGGGCGATCCGCGGCGGCGGCGGGAACTTCGGCGTCGCGACTCGCTTCCAGTACCGGCTGCGTCCCGTCGGCGCGATCGTCGGCGGCATGATGATGCTGCCCGCGACAGCAGACGTCATCGCATCGTTCATCGCGTTGTCGGAGGAGGCGCCCGAGGAGCTGACCACGATCGCGAACGTGATGCCCGCGCCGCCGATGCCGTTCGTGCCGGCGGAGCATCATGGCAAGCTCGTGATCTTCGCGATGCTCTGCTTTGCCGGCGTAGCTGAGGCGGGGGAGCGTGCGGTCGCGCCGTTCCGCGCGCTGGCCACGCCGATCGTCGACATGGTCAAGCCCGGCCGGTACCCGGAGATGTACCCGCCGGATGACGAGAATTACCACCCGCTCGCGACGAGTCGCACGATGTTCATCGACAAAGTGGACCGTGGCGTCGCGGACGTGATCCTCGAGCATCTCAGCGCGTCGACCGCGCCGATGCGTGTCGCTCAGCTGCGGATGCTCGGCGGCGCGATGGCGCGCGTACCGGTGGAGGCCACCGCATTCGCGCATCGCCGGTCGCGGATCATGGTGAACTGCGCCGCGATCTGCGAGCGGCCAGAAGAGATGGCGATGCACGCGCCGTGGGTCAGCGAGTTCGCGGCGGCGCTGCGACAGGGCGACACGGGCGCGTATGTCAACTTCCTCGCCGACGAGGGCGCCGCGCGGGTCCGGGCCGCGTACCCTGGCTCGACCTGGGACAGGCTCAGGGCGATCAAGACTCGGTACGACCCGACCAACCTGTTCCGCCTCAATCAGAACATCCCGCCGAGCGAGGGACAGTCAAAGCGATGAGGAGCTGAAGATGCCGGCGAAACGGACCGCGAAGAAGACCTCGACCAAGAAGATCGTGGCGAAATCGCCAGGGAAGAGCGGGTCGGAACCTACCGTCTCCGGTTACTTCGCGGAGCAGCCAGCGGACAAGCGCGCGCTCCTCGAGAAGCTCCGCGCGCTGGTGGTACAAGGTGTGCCCGACGCCACCCCGACGATCAAATGGGGCGTGCCTGTCTACCAACGGAATGGCAGGAACCTGTGCGCGCTCGCGGCGTTCAAGGATCACGTGGCGATCAACTTCTTCGTGTCGCCAAGCGTGCTCGCGGACCCCGGCAAGAAGCTCGAAGGCGGTAAGACGAACCGCCTCCTGAAGGTGCGGAGCGCCGGAGACATCGATGCCAGGACCATCACGCGCTGGCTCAAGGCGGCCGCAGCAGTCAATCCCTGAGAGGCGTCCGCGGCTACGCCTTCTTGTTCTCGGCGATCCGGGCTTTCACGAGCGTCCTTACGAGACTGGCGGGCAGAGCCTTGTCCGCGGGGAACTGGATCGAGCCGCCGCCCAGCTTGTAGCCCTTGAGGGCGGCCAGGCGCGCGCGCATCGCGTCCGACGTGCTCATGAGGAAGAACGTGCAGTGCGCGGTCGCGGCGCCGAAGCCCACGAGCGGCTTGCCGTCGAGCTTGAACACCGGCACCTGATAGCTGATGCCCTCAGTCGCACCGGGTGCCGCCGCTTTGATCGCGGCCCGGAGCTTCGCGAGCGCGTCGCGCTTGTCCTTCGGCAGTGTGGCCAGGTACTGGTCGACGGTCTTGGTCGGCGCGTCAGGCTTCTTCACTACGGCGTGACGGCTTTTCGCGGCGCGTAGATCGGCCAGCGCAGATAGCCCACGTCGTCCACGCGCACGTAGCTCGCCTCGATCCACGAGAAGAGCCGTTCCATCTCGGGAAGGATGGCGTACTTGGGCTCGAGAAGCGTCCAACCTGCGCGCGCCGCGCGATCGAGCGGCGGAACGTCGATGGTCGCTGGCGAGGCGTCGACGATCAGCGCGGGAGGATCGCCCTGAAGCGCCGTCAGCAGCTCGTCCACCTTCGCCGGGCTCTGGTAGTTACGCATGTACAGCGCGTATTGGTACGCGTAACGAGTGGGCGCGCGCCGTCCGGTCGTGAAGTTCAGCCCGCCCTCACCACCCCAGAAGAGAACATGATCGGTGCTGGACGTGTGCTCGATGACGTACGTCGTAGCTATCGGCCGTGTGCGCTCCTGAACGTTCGGTCCGAGCCCGCGTCGGAATCCCGCAAGGGTCGGGATCGCGCTCGCGGAGAGGATGGCGACGAGCACGAAGGTGCCGATGACGGCGGTTCGGGCGGGCACTCTTAAGCGTGCTGACGCCCCCTCCAGCGCGGGTCGCACCGCGCTCGTCGCGATCGCGGCGAGGACGCCCAGGGTGGGGAGGCAACCCAGGAAGTACTCGCGATACGGACGGCCCGTCCCGCTCGCGAGCGCGTAATCGAGGGGCAGCGCGAACACACCGAACAGAAGGAGCGGCCGCGCGTTGGGCGGCGCGGTGCCGCGCACGAGCTTGACGAGCGCGGCGACCCATCCCGCGAACGCGATCGGGAACAAGCCCGAGAACGAGGTGAACCCGATGCCCTCGAGCAGCGCCTGCATGTGTTCGGAGAGGGTCGCGCTCGAGTACTCGACGTTGAAACCGAGCACCTGATCCACGAAATCGTCGAATACTCCGGTCGCGACGAAGTAGAGGCCGATGGGAAGCACGACCGCGAGGCCACCCAGCGTTCCGAGCACCACGGGCGGGACGAGCGATCTCACTGAGCGGAGCTGCGACGCGCGCACCGCCTCCGCCAGATAGATCGCTGCCCAGACGCCGATGATCGTTGGCTTCAAGAGTCCTGCGAAGCCGGCCGCGATGCCGATGGCGAACCAGCGCCATCGCGATGGGCCGGCGCGCTTCTCCCAGAGGAAGAGCGCGATCGCACTGAACTGGAACGGCCATGCGTACTCCTCGGGCCGGTTGCCACCATCGAGGATGAGTGGGACCGCGGTGATCCAGGCGATCGATCCGAAGAGCGCCGGCAGCAGCCCGAGCGTTCGATAGAGGGCCCAGAAGCCGACGACCGCGGCGAACAGCATCGTCACGAACTCGACGACAGTGACGCCGGTGATGCCGTGATCGCCGAGCGCGAGTCCGATCAACCCAAAGTAATAGATGAGTGGTGGCTTGTGGTCCCACACGTCGCGATAAGGGAGGCCACCGTCTTGGATGCGCTGAGCGACGTACAGGAACAGGCTCGAATCGCGGCCGATGAAGAACTGGATGCTGCGATCGAACCAAAGCGCGCTGGCCGACAGGCCCGCGAGCGCGATCGTGACCAGGGCTCGCTCTCGC
It contains:
- a CDS encoding glycosyltransferase family 4 protein is translated as MSVSLSAFMFHVVLVAFEGPDRYSFVGGLATRMIDLSGALLDRGHRVHHLFVGDPSLPTREESDEGRLVLERWGQWISRYHPKDVYDGEEGKYLDFSRTVPPHLAGEVIPAAAARGERSVVLFEDWQTATAAINTSTLLSLRSDRSAALFWNANNTYGFGRIDFPLLRRAASITTISRYMRMELAKVDVEAAVLPNGIAERYLKPLPPSDVTGMRKAFGDRPTFVKVARFDVDKRWLWAIDAIATMRDAGMRPRFVMRGSRSPYADIVGDRIFGRGLNVERLALAPTATSRDLATAIANTSAEVVFLDFFIDEKALRTLYASADGVLANSEKEPFGLVGLEVMASGGIAYLGRTGEDYAVPFGNAIVVQSDDPRELLTSQLMLRERPELGRSIRTEGRATAKRFAWPRILEGYESAWETAFALTS
- a CDS encoding DUF1801 domain-containing protein, which gives rise to MKKPDAPTKTVDQYLATLPKDKRDALAKLRAAIKAAAPGATEGISYQVPVFKLDGKPLVGFGAATAHCTFFLMSTSDAMRARLAALKGYKLGGGSIQFPADKALPASLVRTLVKARIAENKKA
- a CDS encoding FAD-binding oxidoreductase, which produces MSAQTLADLSDVTGQVIRPGDANYDKARTVFLGGVDRRPAVIIRVANNGDVSRVIALARDTGMPLAVRSGGHSGAAHSLVDDGIVLDLADMRALKIDAQRRTASAETGLTAAEFSKAADEHGLAVGFGDTGSVGIGGITLGGGVGYLVRKYGLTIDDLLAADIVTADGELRHVNAESEPDLFWAIRGGGGNFGVATRFQYRLRPVGAIVGGMMMLPATADVIASFIALSEEAPEELTTIANVMPAPPMPFVPAEHHGKLVIFAMLCFAGVAEAGERAVAPFRALATPIVDMVKPGRYPEMYPPDDENYHPLATSRTMFIDKVDRGVADVILEHLSASTAPMRVAQLRMLGGAMARVPVEATAFAHRRSRIMVNCAAICERPEEMAMHAPWVSEFAAALRQGDTGAYVNFLADEGAARVRAAYPGSTWDRLRAIKTRYDPTNLFRLNQNIPPSEGQSKR
- the lysS gene encoding lysine--tRNA ligase codes for the protein MSVRSSASVTAKGSEQGHQARFWADEEADLLATDRQHVIRDSKTPSGAVPISGLRGPIITDALYRTFKKRGLRIRYVFTIDDYDPMDSQSLKEKAAWAEHMGKPFAHIPSPEPSAASDFARYHASAYLDTFATLGIRPEEIHWMRDLYGKGELDRQIDLVLRNAAVIREIYERVSHVTKDERWLPIGVICESCGRLGTTFAYDYDGKTVAYECRKDYVEWAEGCGHTGRRSPFKGNAKLYWNLQWCAMWDHFGVTYEEGGKDLLTAGGSRDRANEIYREVWKKDPPIGLVHEFFTTGGKKMSTSKGLGAAATDLVKVYPPELVRFLMLRTHPKRHVEFDPTGLTLSKLFDEYDRCADAFRNEPDSDQAKIWALSQVAEDPDPAGFRMRFAIVADWVQIPSVDPVREAEERKGAPLSAAERKDLDQRIALARVWLERWAPDEARFSVLRELPEITLSDAQRRYLVAVKELIGKIKDPEALQQELYETAKRVGVVGADGKVSRDAFSAIYLAFLGKPSGPKAGWLLTTLPDDVVRKRLDEAAKAR
- a CDS encoding glycosyltransferase family 39 protein; translated protein: MRLRERALVTIALAGLSASALWFDRSIQFFIGRDSSLFLYVAQRIQDGGLPYRDVWDHKPPLIYYFGLIGLALGDHGITGVTVVEFVTMLFAAVVGFWALYRTLGLLPALFGSIAWITAVPLILDGGNRPEEYAWPFQFSAIALFLWEKRAGPSRWRWFAIGIAAGFAGLLKPTIIGVWAAIYLAEAVRASQLRSVRSLVPPVVLGTLGGLAVVLPIGLYFVATGVFDDFVDQVLGFNVEYSSATLSEHMQALLEGIGFTSFSGLFPIAFAGWVAALVKLVRGTAPPNARPLLLFGVFALPLDYALASGTGRPYREYFLGCLPTLGVLAAIATSAVRPALEGASARLRVPARTAVIGTFVLVAILSASAIPTLAGFRRGLGPNVQERTRPIATTYVIEHTSSTDHVLFWGGEGGLNFTTGRRAPTRYAYQYALYMRNYQSPAKVDELLTALQGDPPALIVDASPATIDVPPLDRAARAGWTLLEPKYAILPEMERLFSWIEASYVRVDDVGYLRWPIYAPRKAVTP
- the serS gene encoding serine--tRNA ligase, whose amino-acid sequence is MNRLQRVREDPHGVRAMLAARHFDAPLDRILELDKQSRELRAKKELLQAERNKGSKGGPPSDAVKARMREVGEQIKDIDAKLGPLEKERDELALWIPNDVAPDVPPGKDEHDNRVVREDPKRVLAFPAKPHWELGESLGILDIPRGAKLAGSRFYNLRGAGAALQRALITWMIDLKVDAGFTEIYPPFVTRKETLIASAHLPHFDENLYRDDDDDVWLIPTAEPQLVSQHRDETIPLEKLPLRYVAYTACFRREKMSAGRDVRGIKRGHQFDKVEMVCFTLPEDSPKELDRLTQLAVEVIEKLELPVRVVERCAGDLGFTAMKGYDVETWGPGVGEWLEVSSTSDGGSLQADRGEIRFKRDATSRPEHPHILNASGVALPRLMISIMENYQQQDGSLVIPKAVRPYMRGRECIKPGEFAL
- a CDS encoding glycoside hydrolase family 57 protein, which encodes MNGKLPVAIIWHMHQPYYRHPQTSEFVLPWVRLHASKDYLHMARLLQEFPGVKAHLTMVPSLRDQLEDYAQGADDEDTRVTMRTVDGSLTPEEKEHMLRRFFSIHHGNVIHRHDEYRRLLQLGMATHDRPELLSDDYFVDLALWFNLAWIDPDDIASDARLEELRRKGKQYTREDVRYVIGRQRMMASGVPHLYHRLEHDGQVEILTTPYYHPILPLIIDSRSALRGDPNAIIPDPPFQYPDDAAFQIEEAIASHERSFGKKPRGMWPSEGSVSPEAASAIFKSGLDWFASDEGVLARSVNVEFKRDEVGGLLEPQLLYRPYRIPGGGTAIFRDREISDRIGFLYGDMSPHDAVGDMIWKLERARERLPDAGGPYLATIILDGENAWEQYPNNGNDFLRYLYGKLQTDERFETVRVSDFLDKTPANVELPNLHTGSWIDATLGVWIGEPAHAKAWSALERTRRFAQEQWGALRYMPKSVRQPLMVAEGSDWFWWYSSRNSSPEDAVFDALFRANLEVVWWYAGAEPPEDIRTSLMDPNRLAAVVGRGGTMLPGAREQYGG
- a CDS encoding DUF1801 domain-containing protein, yielding MPAKRTAKKTSTKKIVAKSPGKSGSEPTVSGYFAEQPADKRALLEKLRALVVQGVPDATPTIKWGVPVYQRNGRNLCALAAFKDHVAINFFVSPSVLADPGKKLEGGKTNRLLKVRSAGDIDARTITRWLKAAAAVNP
- a CDS encoding class I SAM-dependent methyltransferase, whose translation is MATSTSAVGRLLPAISSLLRPPPQHELREYGGIGLVRGKRVIDIGCGDGRMALGCAPHASEVVGVDPDPDAIRLARVKARELGVANAQFRVGVAQELPFADGHFDVAILSWTL